CTTGGTCAGACAGTGTATACATTTGAAAAAGCTCGTGGCGTTCATCCAAAACAGCGCGGTACCCCTAGGGATTTGTATTGGATTGAAGGACAAGTGGGCCGAGCGCCCGAAGTTTTCGCCGATTGATCGCAGAAAAACAGCTTTGCAATCCGGCCGCCATGCAATAGGAGGAAGGGATGACCACACTGGCAAATAATTCGATCCGACGACGCACACGCGCCTGACCCGGCCGCTGTGATACTGCGCCTGAAGGCGTGCAATTTCCCAACTTACATTATTGACCTGCCTGCCAGCCTCATGCACGTTCCGTGTTCTTGCCGCAGGCTTTATCCCAAGGAAGATCCGATGATCCCGACCCTATTGCCGACGTATTCCCGCGCTCCCTTCAGCTTTGAAAGAGGCGAAGGGATTTGGCTGATCGAGGCAGACGGGCGACGTTTTCTTGATCTGGGTGCGGGGATTGCGGTGAATGCATTGGGGCATGCCCATCCGACACTCGTTCAGGCACTGACAGACCAGGCGGGCGCTTTGTGGCATACATCGAACCTCTACCAGATTCCCAAGCAACAGGAGTTGGCGGATAAACTCACCGCGCATACTTTTGCCGATACTGTGTTCTTCACCAATTCCGGAACAGAAGCCTGCGAGTTGGCTGTGAAAATGGCGCGCAAATACTGGTTTGAAAAAGGCCAGCCGGAAAAGACCGATATCATCACGTTTTCGGGCTCTTTTCATGGGCGTTCTTCTGCAGGGATCGCCGCCGCGGGCTCTGAAAAAATGACCAAGGGTTTTGGGCCACTCTTGCCCGGGTTTGTGCATCTGGAATTTGGCGATCATGACGCTTTGACCGCGGCGATCACCCAAAACACGGGCGCAATTCTGATCGAACCGGTGCAAGGCGAGGGCGGTATTCGGCCAGTACCCGATCAGTGCCTGAAGGGATTGCGCGATCTCTGTGATGAGCATGGTATTCTGTTGATCTTTGACGAGGTGCAATGCGGTGTGGCGCGGACTGGCAAGCTTTTTGCGCATGAATGGTCCGGGATCACACCAGACATCATGATGGTGGCCAAGGGAATTGGCGGTGGATTTCCGATTGGGGCGCTGCTCGCAACAGAAGAGGCAGCCAGCGGCATGACCCTTGGTACGCATGGTTCGACCTATGGCGGTAACCCATTGGGATGCGCTGTGGGATGTGCGGTTCTGGATCATGTCACCGCGCCAGGATTTCTGGAGGACGTCAACCGAAAAGCGGGCCTGATGCGGCAAAAACTTGAAGGGCTTGTTGCGTCTCATCCTGACGTTTTTGAAGAGGTGCGCGGGTCGGGGCTCATGCTCGGGGTCAAATGTAAAATGGCAAATACCGATGTCGTGAAGGCGGGTTATGACCAATTGATCCTGACTGTGCCCGCCGCCGACAATGTAATCCGGCTCTTGCCACCTTTGACGATTGAAGATGATGAGATTGCCAATGCAATTGATCGTTTGGAGGCTGCCGCAATATCGCTTTCCGCTGCCTGAACCACACATATACCCCTCGCGGTTTTCACGCGCGAGCCAGTTTTTATTGAGACCTAACTATGAACCATTTTCTTGACATTCACTTGACGGATTCTGCCGATTTGCGGCGGATCATTGACTCCGCTGTTCACATGAAATCGGCGAGATCGGGACAACCACGCGGGGCATTGGACGCTGACCAACCTCTTAAAGACCGAATGGTGGCGCTGATTTTCGAGAAACCCTCTACGCGAACGCGGGTGTCTTTCGATGTAGGCGTACGCCAGATGGGTGGGCAGACGATGGTTCTCTCCGGCAGTGACATGCAGTTGGGTCATGGTGAAACCATCGCAGATACGGCGCGCGTGTTAAGCCGTTATGTTGATCTCATCATGATCCGGACCTTTGATGAAGCTGTGCTGACGGAAATGGCGGAATTCGCCACTGTACCGGTCATCAATGGGCTGACAGATCGCACACATCCTTGCCAGATAATGGCGGATCTGCTCACGTTTGAAGAACACCGAGGCCCGATCAAGGGCAAGAAAGTAGTCTGGTCGGGCGACGGCAACAATGTGTGCGCCTCATTTCTGCATGCAGCTGGGCAATTCGGTTTTGATTTTACATTCACAGGGCCCCCAACCTTGGATCCGGAGCAAGAATTCGTCGATCTGGCACGTTCCAAGGGATCGAAGGTGGAAATTGAGCGCGATCCGGTCAAAGCGGTTCAGGAAGCGGATCTCATCGTGACCGATACATGGGTGTCGATGCACGATGCGCAATCCGCTCGAGAACGGCGCCACAATCAACTGAGACCCTACCGCGTGGATGCCCGGCTGATTGCGCAAGCCAAGCCGGATGCTTTGTTCATGCACTGCCTACCGGCACATCGGGATGATGAAGTCACGTCAGAGGTCATGGACGGCCCGCAGTCCGTCATTTTTGACGAGGCCGAAAACAGACTACATGCGCAAAAAGCCATCCTGCGCTGGTGTCTTGAAGTGTAGCCGTTTTAAAGGTCTCGTAAAATCTCTTTGAGCTCAGGCTCTTGGACACGTGATGCAGCTTCGTCCTGGGAGAACCATTGGCGCTCGCGCTGGTGGTCTTCGGGATAGGTTTCCGAAAGAGTTTCCACTTCGGCCAAATAGACCTGCGCCTGTATCGGGGTGACATCGCCACTCGACCGTTTCTTGTCGTAGTCATAATGCCCGACCGGTTTTGTCTCAACGTCTGCCGATTTGACGCCAGCTTCTTCCCAAGCTTCTTGCAATGCAGCTTGCGGATCATCCAAACCTTTGATTGGCCATCCTTTGGGCACGATCCAACGGCCTGTACCGCGGCTGGTGACAAGAAGCACCTTCTTTCCCGCTTTTGTGTCGCGATAGCACAACGCAGCGACCTGCCGCTCGCGCTCGGGGCGCTGGAAGATACGCACGGCGTTTTCAAGGGTCGTTTTTACGATGTTGATCATAGCGTTTTTGTTTTTCTGCCTGCTTTTAAACCACTGTATTTGAATTACTCAGGGATTTCAAATCATTGGGCTGTGATCTGCATGTTCTGAGCTTCGACTGTTTTCAGAGGATAAGCAAAAAGTTCAAATTTTCTGTAAACGACATCACACAGAGTGCGCGACAGGTTCTTCAATCAGCCTGACGTCAGCGCGTGACCCGGATTGCCAACCACGCGGGCGCCGGGGGGAACATCTTTAGTGATGACCGAGCCCGCGCCGACGATTGCGCCTGCTCCGATCCGCACGCCGGGCATGACGATAGCGCCGCCCCCAATCCAGACATCAGCCTCCAAAGTCACTGGAAACGCGCGCTCGATGCCTGCGCGTCGCTTTGAGGGATCGCGATGATGATCGGCGCAGTAAATCTGAACATTTGGACCCAGCATGCAGTGGGATCCAATGTTGACGGGCGCGCTGTCCAGTATGGTAACGCCCGCATTGAAGTAGACGTGATCCCCCAAGGTTGTGTTGCAGCCATAGGACGCATGGAAAGGCGCCTCGATGCAGCATTCGGCCCCTATTGCCTTGAACAATGTCATGAGCGAAGGTTCGATGAGCCCGCGTAGCGCCGGTGTGGATGTATTGTGAGCATGAACCGCGTGCCGCGCGACGTTGCGCAAAGCCTCCAGCTCAGGCACCAATGCGTTGTACCAGTTTCCACTCACCATCTGCGCCAGAGCTGATTGTGTCATCCGCACTACTTTCTTGGTTTTGCCCGCAGAGTTGGGTCTGCCTGTGTAGGATCTTCGGGCCAGGGGTGTTTCGGATAGCGTCCACGCATGTCTTTGCGTACATCTGTGTAAGAAGATCGCCAGAAGCCCGGCAGGTCTTCTGTCACCTGAACAGGTCGCTGTGCGGGTGATAACAAAGTGAGTTGCACGGGTGTTCCAGCTACTGTCGGATGCCGCGTGACGCCAAAAACCTCTTGCAACCGCAGGGAAATACAGGGCTGTGCACCATCATAATCGATGGGAACGTCGCGCCCCAGCGGGGTCGTGTAATGCGCTGGAACCGTTCGGTCCAGCGCGTGTGACTGGTCCCATGTAAGGCGTGCTTTCAAAGCGGGCGTAATGTCAAATCGTTTCCAGTCAGCACTGTTCTTGACGCCCACCATATGCGGTAACAGCCACTCTTGGAGATGCGCCATCAGATGAGATTCCGAAAAATCGGGAAATGTCTTGTCGACATTGCGCATCAGCTTGGCGCGGGCGATAAATCGGGTCGCTTTCGCGCTGGGCAGCAGTCCGAGTTGTCTGATGCCATCCAGCATGGCGCGCGCGATGTCTTCGGGCGGGGCGTCGTGCCATGGACGATCTTCCAAAACAAGGGCTGCGAATTTTTCCTGTTTGCGTGCCAGAACACGTCCTTCCCGACGCGACCAGAGGCACAGATCATGCCACGCAATCTGATTGGGAAAAGTATCACGCAAATCTGCTTTTGATAAAGTGATGGCTTGTCGAATGCGCGCTTCACGCGGGTCGCCGTCCAGATCGGTTGCAACGATCAAGGGAGCCGCAGCCAGCGCGTCACGCTCTGGCATAATCGCGCCTTTGCCTCCGGACAGAACATAGCGAGGCGCATCACCAGATCGTCGTAGCCCAATGCGATCAGGGTACGCCAGTGCAGCCAAAACACCGGGATCCTCAGATCCATGGCTTTGCACCATTGATCTCAAGCGTTTGGTATCGTCTCGGATGCGGGCAAGGGTGGCATGATTGGGTTCCCAATGGTGCCGGGCGCAAAACTGTTTCGTGTCTTTTGCTGCTTGTATGCGGAGCGACAAATCTGTGGGCGCATTTTTCAAAATATCGCGTTCAGACAATATCGAAGCCAAAAGCGGTGCGTCATGACCGCCTTTTGTGACCATATGTGCAAGCCTCGGATGCAAGGGTAGCGCAGCTAAACGTTTGCCATGTGGCGTGATGCGGTTGTCTGGATCCAGTGCACCCAGCATTCTGAGTACGGTTTGCGCTTCTGCAAGGCGGCCTTCGTGGGGCGGCGTGACAAACTGCATCTGATGTGGGGTACCACCCCACATGGCGATTTCAAGTGCCAGACCAGCAAGGTCGCCAACGTCGATTTCCGCTGGAGGATAGGCGGCAAGCGCGCCATCTTCTCCGCGGGTCCAGAGCTTGTAGCATGCCCCTTGCGCAACCCGCCCCGCACGGCCCGCGCGCTGGGTCGCTTCCGCCTTGCTCACGCGGGTTGTGATCAGGCGCGACATGCCGGATGCAGCGTCAAATTCTGCCCTCCGTGCACGACCTGCATCCACGACGATACGAATGTCTTCTATGGTCAGCGAGGTCTCGGCGATTGCCGTCGCCAGAACTATTTTTCGACCTGACGTAACCGGTGCAATGGCTGCGCGCTGATCCTTGAAGGGCATTGCCCCAAACAGAGGGCGCAGGCTGACGTCTGTGGGGAGATGCGGGCGCAGCGCTGCCTCGGTCCTTCTGATTTCTCCTTCGCCGGGCAAGAAAACCAGAACGCTTCCTTCATTTTCTAACATGGCCTTCAGCGTGAGATCCGCAACGGCTTGTTCCAGCCTTTGCTTTTTTGAAATCGGTTTTGACAACCACCGCAGGTCGACATCAAAAGACCGGCCTTGTGAGGTCAATATTGGCGCTTCCATCAGCGACGCGACCGGTTGTGCATCCAGCGTGGCAGACATGGCAATCAGTAAAAGATCATCGCGCAGTGCGCTTGCCACATCCAGCGTCAATGCAAGCCCGAGATCGGCATTAAGGGAACGTTCATGAAACTCATCAAAAATCAGTGCGCCGATATCCGGCACATCCGGGTTCGACTGCAACATGCGGGTCAGTATGCCTTCAGTTACGACCTCAATACGCGTCGATTTCGAGATTTTGGTTGCGCCCCGCATGCGGTAACCGACTGTCTCGCCAACATGCTCGCCCAATGTCTCGGACATTCGCTCGGCCGCCGCCCGAGCTGCAAGACGCCGCGGTTCCAGCATGATAATCTTCTTATCTGTCAGACCTGCGGTCAACACGGCCAATGGAACTCGCGTCGTTTTCCCCGCACCGGGAGGCGCTTGCAGCACCAGACGACCCTTTTCGCGTAGCGCTGCAATTACGTCAGGTAGAACGGCATCAATGGGCAAGGAGAAATCCATGACCCTGCTTAGCGAATGTATTAGACTTGGCCAAGCTCTGGACATTTGCGACTGCCTGCCGGAAAACCACAGCCATGAACAGGGCCAACGATAAAGATATCGCCGATCTGGCGGAACGCGTCGGAAACGGCGAACGGCGCGCTCTGGCCCGGGCGATCACATTGGTGGAAAGCGCGCGCGCCGATCACAAAGCCCAAGCCGCTGATTTGCTGGACGCCTTGCCCAAGGGTCGCCAAGCCTTGCGCATCGGGCTCTCGGGCACGCCAGGCGTGGGTAAGTCGACCTTTATCGAGAGTTTTGGCATGATGTTGACCGCGCAAGGGCTAAAAGTTGCGGTACTGGCGGTGGATCCTTCCTCAACGCGGTCGGGCGGCTCGATCCTGGGTGACAAAACGCGGATGGACAGGCTGTCGCGTGAACCTTCGGCGTTTATTCGCCCCTCACCGAGCCAGACCCATTTGGGCGGTGTGGCGCGCCGCTCGCGTGAGGCTGTGGCGCTCTGTGAGGGGGCGGGATTTGATGTGATCCTGATCGAAACCGTTGGCGTTGGTCAGTCTGAAACAGTTGTGGCGCATATGGCGGACATCTTTTTGTTGTTGCTGGCCCCGGCTGGTGGCGATGAGTTGCAGGGCGTCAAACGCGGGATCATGGAAATTGCTGACATCATCCTGATCAACAAGGCGGATGGCGATCTTAGATCAGCGGCAACGCGGACTTGTGCAGATTATGCTGGCGCATTGCGTCTTTTGCGCAAGCGCGCTCAGGACCCAGAAGGCTACCCTAAGGCAATGTTGGTATCCGCGCTTCAAGAGGACGGTTTGGATACTGTTTGGGCCGATCTGATTGCATTGCGCGATTGGCGGCAGGCAGAAGGTTTCTGGGAAAAGACCCGGGCGGATCAGGCACGCTACTGGTTCGAGCAAGAGGTCAGAAACGCGCTGTTGTCTCAGTTGGAAACCGCTGATGCGCGGGGAGCGCTTGCCGTTTTGGGAGAAGATGTTGCGGCAGGCAAAACATCCCCTGCTTCCGCCGCGCAAAGTTTTCTGGCCAGCCTGCGCCATTCTGATGCATCAAAACCGTGAATCCTGCGCACTCCGGGTTGACCGCCACAGCGATTCCCACTAAAGCCAGCGAACGAAATTCCGGGGCGTGGCCTATGGCTGCCCCCTTTTGTCGTTAACCGGACCGCCGGGACGATGTATCAAAAAAGGATGATCCCATGTCGCGTGTTTGCGAACTGACCGGAAAAGGCCCTATGACGGGCAACAACGTGAGCCACGCCAAAAACAGAACCCGGCGTCGGTTTTTGCCGAACCTGAACGATGTGTCCCTGCAATCCGAAGCATTGGGTCGCGCGTTCAAATTCCGTATTTCTGCGGCGGCTCTGCGCACCGTTGATCACCGCGGTGGATTGGACCAGTTTCTTGCGAAAGCAAAAGACAACGAGCTTTCGGCCAATGCGCTGAAAGTAAAGAAAGCGATCGCTAAATCTTCTGATACGGCTGAAGCGCTGAGCTGATCTGCACTCTACGCGACCGTTAAGACCCTGCTCTATTGGGCGGGGTTTTTGCGTTCATGATGATATTCAACCCTACCCGGCAAGAACATCCTTTACCCATGCGGGCAGTGTCTGCGTCGCGGGACCAATTCGAATATCATTGAACTGGCTGCCGACTAATGAGGGTTCGAGATTGAACTCGATAGTATCTGCACCGTACCTCCGGGCCTCAGCTACGAAACCTGCGGCGGGGTATACATTTCCAGATGTGCCAATGCTGGCAAAAACATCCGCTTCCGACAGATGCTCAAAAATCTCATCCATGTCATAGGGCATTTCGCCGAACCAAACGATATCGGGCCGCGCTGTTGGATTTTTGCATTGAGGACAGGGATCGCCCGGTGCCATGACTATGGGCGCAGGCCACCGGTTGTCGCAGGAGGCACAAAGCGCCCCGTTCAATGCCCCATGCATGTGCATGACTTTTTGCGAACCGGCCTTTTCATGGAGATCATCGACATTTTGCGTGATTAACACGACCTGACCGCGGAATTCCGCTTCGAGCTTCGCCAGAGCGTGGTGTCCGGCATTGGGTTCCGCCTCGGCGGCTTGCGCGCGTCGGGCATTGTAAAAATCGACAACGAGTCTGGGGTCGCGTGCGAACCCTTCTGGTGTGGCGACATCTTCGATCTTGTGCTGCGCCCAAAGCCCGCCTTCTGCGCGGAATGTGCCCAATCCGCTTTCTGCGGAAATTCCTGCTCCGGTAAGGATGACGATTTTTTGCATGATGTTAGCTCCTGTTGCGCTCAGCTTTGATGACGCGCTCAACTCTGAGTGTCAAAAACCATCGCTTGATCGGCTTCCAGAATCCGCAAATGACCTTCCAGAAAGGGCAATGCTGTCAAGGCAGGATCGATCATATGGGTTTGGATCAACTGCCGCATCGTTTTGGCCACGTTCAGTGGAACTTCATGAGTCCAATCTGCGCCGGCAAAGACTGAAATCTGACGCGCGAAGGGCTCAAACGGCAATGGATGCGCCGTAAGCTGGTCGTGAAATCGGTGCGCCCGCATAAAACCCAAAGGCGTTGTAATCGTCCAACCGATGCCGCGCGCGACCATGGCCATAAGTGCCAGATGGCTGCCGATCTCGAATGGGGCAGGGTGGTGCGCGATGTTTTGTGACAAATGCGCGTCGATCTGTTTGGCAATCATCTGATCCGCGTCATATCGCAAAAATGCAAGCTCGTCTGGTGCAGGCAGGCAATCCACCGGGACGCGTGTGCCTTTCGGCGCCACCAGCATAAAAGGGTCCAAGGCCAATGGGTGTTCAACCACCCCTTCGAGGCTGCGCTCGGTACTCGCCGAGATCACCATGTGTAATCGTTGTTCGCAAATGGCGTCGATCAAATCATTGCTGGAGGCCGTGATCATCTTGAACTTGCAGCGCCGCAAGCTTTCCGCGAGGATCGTGGCCAACCGGGGTGTCAAACTATCGTCAAAGTCGTCGATGATGCCAATGCTCAGCGATTGCAGGTGCGCAAGGTCCATAACGGTCAATTCGCTTTGCGCACGTCTGAGTTCGGCCAGCGCGGCTTCAGCCCGGGTCAAAAACAAAATGCCAGCGGGGGTCAATCGCATGGGTCTGCGTCCATGATCGATCAACTCAGTGCTCAGCGCGGCTTCCAGGTTGCGCAATTGCTGACTGACCGCAGGTTGACTCAATCCTGTTAGCGCCGCTGCTTTGGCAACGGAACCCGATGCCGCCAGCGCCTCGAAAACTTCGAGGCCACGCAGCGTGACGCCCTTCATCATATGTGCTGGCCTTCAAGTATATCCCACGGTCCTATGATGCCCGCCTTTAAGCGTGATAGGCAAGCATGCGATTGCGGCAGAGTCTTTCGAAGATAGAAACTGATGCAAGCGAAGGCATCCGCTCTTGCAGAGGGCGCTTGTTTTGGAAACGATGGCTGAACATCAGCATCGGAGTGTTCAGATGAAAATTGCCACCGCCGCCTACCCGTTGGATTTCCTGACATCCTGGGCGCAATATGAAGATAAAATTGCGGCTTGGGTTCTGGACGCGGCCAATGCAGGGGCCAAACTCGCGGTGTTTCCTGAATACGGTGCGATGGAGTTGGCTACGTTGGCGGGGCGCGATGTTGCACAGGATCTGGAGCGGTCGCTCTTTGCGGTGTCCGATCGGCTGGCGGACGCGGACGCATTGCATCAAAGACTAGCGACAGAGCATAACATGCACATTCTGGCGGCGTCCGGATCGGCTGCAACACTGACCCGGCCTGTGAACCGCGCGCGGTTGTTTGCGCCGCACGGCGGGATCGGCGTGCAGGACAAACAAATCATGACCCGGTTTGAGCGTGACATCTGGGGCGTGGTTGGCGGTGATCCCTTGCAGGTTTTTGATACCGCTATTGGCAAAATTGGCGTTTTGATCTGTTATGACAGTGAATTCCCTTTGTTGGGAAGGGCACTGGCGTCCTGTGACATGATTCTCGTCCCCTCCTGTACCGAAGCCCTGTCCGGATATTGGCGGGTGCGTATCGGTGCGATGGCGCGGGCCTTGGAGAATCAATGTGTGAGCATCATGGCATCGCTTGTGGGTGAGGTATCTTGGTCGGAGGCTGTCGATGTGACGACTGGTACGGGGGGTGTATTCGGCCCGCCAGACGTAGGGTTTCCAGACACAGGTGTAGTGGCGCAAGGAGAGATCAATCAGCCCGGATGGACCTACGCCGAGGTCGATCTGGACGTGATTGCCAATGTCCGCGCAGATGGTCGGGTTTTGGGACGGCTGCACTGGGAAGAGCAAAAAGGGCGTGATAACCCGCCGCCAAATGTTGTCTTGCGCTGAATCCCCCTTGAAAACCCCACCAAATGCGCGCATTTAAGCGGCGTCCACAAATGGGTGGACGTGTAATTTAGGAGAAAACATGGCCAAGGAAGATACGCTCGAATTTCCCGGTGTCGTGAAGGAACTCCTGCCGAACGCGACATTTCGGGTCGAGCTTGAAAACGGCCATGAAATCATCGCGCATACGGCAGGCAAGATGCGAAAGAACCGCATCCGTGTTCTGGCTGGCGATAAAGTGCAGGTCGAGATGACCCCCTATGATCTGACCAAGGGTCGGATCAACTACCGCTTCAAATAAGCCCTTGTTTATACTGGGGTCCGGAAGTCCGCGTCGCAAGGAATTGCTGGCGCAAATCGGCATTGTACCCGATGAAATTCGCGCGCCCGATATCAACGAAGACCCGCGCGCACGCGAATTACCACGGCCCTATTGCCAACGGATCGCGCGCGAAAAGGCTGCAGCTGTCACCGCTGGTGACGGGGATATTGTGCTTTGCGCGGATACAACCGTTGCTTTGGGGCGCCGCATCATGGGCAAACCGGCAGATTCTGATGAGGCTGCGGAGTTCCTGCGGGCGCTCTCAGGGCGCAGGCACCGGGTGATTACCGCAGTTGCGGTGCGTTGCGGCACAAAGGTCTGGGAAAGAGACGTCGTAAGCACGGTGCGCATGAAATCCATTTCCGATGAAGAGTTGGACGCCTATTTGCGGACAGAAGACTGGCGCGGCAAAGCGGGCGGTTATGGCATTCAGGGACCGGCTGGCGCGCTGATACCCTGGATCAGCGGCTCATTTACCGGCATCGTGGGGTTGCCGCTGGCAGAAACCGCGAACTTGCTGCGCGTCGCGGGTCACCCGGCGCTGAAAGCATCGTCGTGAAGGGACGCAGCATAATCCTAGATCATCTGGGTGATCTGGAAGCAGCGGCGCTGATCGTGGACGGTCAGCTTGAGGATCTGCTGATTGACGCAGAAGCGCCACGCCCGGGCACGATTTATCGGGCCATTGCGGATCGTCCTGTCAAAGGGCAGGGCGGTATGTTTCTTAAGACGCCGGACGGATCTGCGTTTCTGCGACAGATCAAGGGCCTTGCGCCCGGACAAGCGATTCTGGTGCAAGTGTCTGGTTATGCCGAACCCGGAAAAGCTTTGCCGGTGACGCAGAAGCTACTTTTCAAAAGCCGTTATGGAATTGTGACGCCGGGGGCGCCGGGCATCAACATCAGCCGATCCATCAAGGATGAGGCAGAAAGAGACCGGCTTTTGGAAATCGCCCATGATACATTGGACGGAACGCCGGTGGGCCTGATCCTGCGGTCGTCCTGTGCAGGTGCGCCGGATGATGAAATCGCGCAAGATATATCCAACATGGCCGACCTCGCGACGCGGGTTCTGGAGGATGACAGCTCCGAGATGGAAGTGCTGAGTGAGGGGGATGGTCCGCATGTGTTGGCATGGCGCGACTGGGTCGCTCCGGCAGACATAGTGACCGCACCGGGAGGGTTTGAGGATCACGGGGTTTTGGATGCCTTGGAGGGGCTGCGCTTGGCGCAAGTGTCTTTGGGGGCGGGCGCAAGCATTTATGTGGAACCAACGCGCGCTTTGGTGGCGGTGGATGTGAACACCGGCTCAGATGCCTCCCTGGCCGCCGGAATCAAAGCCAATATGGCCTGCGCCAAAGCCTTGCCGCGTGCCCTGCGCCTGCGCGGGCTCGGCGGACAGATCGTGCTTGATCTGGCCCCCATGCCCAAGAAAGACCGCCGCACCTTCGAAACGGCTTTGCGTCAGAGTTTCCGCGCGGATGATGTTGAGACGGCCCTGGTAGGATGGACGCCTCTGGGGCACTATGAATTGCAACGCAAACGTGCGCGGTTGCCGCTTTCGGAGGTCTTGCAATGAAATGCCCGATGTGTGGTCAACAACCGACACCTGACATGCGTCCTTTTTGCTCCAGACGCTGCGCCGATCTTGACCTCGCACGTTGGTTCAATGAGAGCTATGCACTGCCCTCAGAGGATCCCGGGGATCTTGAACAAGCCCACCATCAGGCGCAGCAAAACAAAATGCACTGATGCATGCGGCGCAAGGCGGGCTTCAGGCCACCCTGCACAATCTGCATATGGTCTTGCAACTGCGTGTTGCGGATGGGTTCCAGAGCACATCTTCCGGATCGAAAGGATGGAGAGCGGCTGGGCATTTGGGGAAGAAGACGCGCTGTAATTGCGGCGATGTCTGTCGCCGGTCCTCCATCACCCGCCGGGTGAGCTTTGCACGTCCGACGGCGTTTCCCATGTTTTCGCCCGCACAACGCGGAGATCGGATGACAAGAGGCAAGCAGGCTCGCTTGCACTTCAGAAAAGTGATCCTGCCTTTTGCTTGCGAACGACTGGACGCGTCGCGAGCGGGTTTTGTGACGTTTACTGCCGTTCCAACAGGTCGTTCGAGATATGGCCGCAGCTCTTGCCGTTGGTTTGTCACACCACTGGCGCACCACATTGGGAACGCGCCGGGCAGGTACGTTTTGTACAGAACTTTTGCCCGATCACTGCGTGACAATGCCAAAGCTGATCCCGCGTATCAGACAAATCACTGATCTTCATCGTCGAGCCATTTGCCGTGAAACCGATTGGCGCCTGTCCTTGTTCGGGATCGTCCTGCAATTCAACGCGCGCCAACTCGGATCGGCGTAATGAATGAATCCCGTCTTTCGCGATCCGGCGGTTGCTGCGGACTGCGATCAAATGGCAGCAGGTTGATCGCGACTGTCTTGGCATTGCATATGTGGGCCGCTTCAAGCACGATAGAGGCTGGCCTGGTGATCGGATCATCCGTCTCAAGTATGCTCTCCATGGAACAATGACCCGCAATGCTCTTTCCGGCAGTGGTTGGGAAGAAGTTTCTAGTGCAGAACAGCTTTCCGTATCGGTGAGGGCCGCCGTCAATGCGCATCAAGCCAGACCTAAAGCCCTGCGCCGTGCCGCGTTCATGATGCGGTGCCAGACCCGAATTCGCGTCAAGCGACGGTCTCCAAACGCCCAATATCCGCCTTACAGAAAGGGGTCATGTTCCACTGCCTCGCAGGGCGGGGGTGCAAGGCGAATCTGCCGATAGGGGCGATGGAATGGGGTCTCGGAAATATTGGGTATTTCCGTTGTGTGCTAGATCGGCAAAGACGATGCTTAAACCAGTCGGTGCGCCGTTGTGCGCAAACCAAGGGCGCAACGACAACGCACTCTGAAACTTCCCGGATGCAGGATGTCTCATGCCTTCTCCCTCTCCAGTACTCCGCCAGCGTAGTCCGACGCGCAGGCCTGAGCGAGTTTTTGGGTGGGCAACACGGTTCAAGCGACTGTGTTGCCGCAACTTTCTCCA
This genomic interval from Paracoccaceae bacterium contains the following:
- a CDS encoding NUDIX hydrolase gives rise to the protein MINIVKTTLENAVRIFQRPERERQVAALCYRDTKAGKKVLLVTSRGTGRWIVPKGWPIKGLDDPQAALQEAWEEAGVKSADVETKPVGHYDYDKKRSSGDVTPIQAQVYLAEVETLSETYPEDHQRERQWFSQDEAASRVQEPELKEILRDL
- the hrpB gene encoding ATP-dependent helicase HrpB; amino-acid sequence: MDFSLPIDAVLPDVIAALREKGRLVLQAPPGAGKTTRVPLAVLTAGLTDKKIIMLEPRRLAARAAAERMSETLGEHVGETVGYRMRGATKISKSTRIEVVTEGILTRMLQSNPDVPDIGALIFDEFHERSLNADLGLALTLDVASALRDDLLLIAMSATLDAQPVASLMEAPILTSQGRSFDVDLRWLSKPISKKQRLEQAVADLTLKAMLENEGSVLVFLPGEGEIRRTEAALRPHLPTDVSLRPLFGAMPFKDQRAAIAPVTSGRKIVLATAIAETSLTIEDIRIVVDAGRARRAEFDAASGMSRLITTRVSKAEATQRAGRAGRVAQGACYKLWTRGEDGALAAYPPAEIDVGDLAGLALEIAMWGGTPHQMQFVTPPHEGRLAEAQTVLRMLGALDPDNRITPHGKRLAALPLHPRLAHMVTKGGHDAPLLASILSERDILKNAPTDLSLRIQAAKDTKQFCARHHWEPNHATLARIRDDTKRLRSMVQSHGSEDPGVLAALAYPDRIGLRRSGDAPRYVLSGGKGAIMPERDALAAAPLIVATDLDGDPREARIRQAITLSKADLRDTFPNQIAWHDLCLWSRREGRVLARKQEKFAALVLEDRPWHDAPPEDIARAMLDGIRQLGLLPSAKATRFIARAKLMRNVDKTFPDFSESHLMAHLQEWLLPHMVGVKNSADWKRFDITPALKARLTWDQSHALDRTVPAHYTTPLGRDVPIDYDGAQPCISLRLQEVFGVTRHPTVAGTPVQLTLLSPAQRPVQVTEDLPGFWRSSYTDVRKDMRGRYPKHPWPEDPTQADPTLRAKPRK
- a CDS encoding sugar O-acetyltransferase, giving the protein MTQSALAQMVSGNWYNALVPELEALRNVARHAVHAHNTSTPALRGLIEPSLMTLFKAIGAECCIEAPFHASYGCNTTLGDHVYFNAGVTILDSAPVNIGSHCMLGPNVQIYCADHHRDPSKRRAGIERAFPVTLEADVWIGGGAIVMPGVRIGAGAIVGAGSVITKDVPPGARVVGNPGHALTSG
- the argF gene encoding ornithine carbamoyltransferase, producing the protein MNHFLDIHLTDSADLRRIIDSAVHMKSARSGQPRGALDADQPLKDRMVALIFEKPSTRTRVSFDVGVRQMGGQTMVLSGSDMQLGHGETIADTARVLSRYVDLIMIRTFDEAVLTEMAEFATVPVINGLTDRTHPCQIMADLLTFEEHRGPIKGKKVVWSGDGNNVCASFLHAAGQFGFDFTFTGPPTLDPEQEFVDLARSKGSKVEIERDPVKAVQEADLIVTDTWVSMHDAQSARERRHNQLRPYRVDARLIAQAKPDALFMHCLPAHRDDEVTSEVMDGPQSVIFDEAENRLHAQKAILRWCLEV
- a CDS encoding aspartate aminotransferase family protein, which encodes MIPTLLPTYSRAPFSFERGEGIWLIEADGRRFLDLGAGIAVNALGHAHPTLVQALTDQAGALWHTSNLYQIPKQQELADKLTAHTFADTVFFTNSGTEACELAVKMARKYWFEKGQPEKTDIITFSGSFHGRSSAGIAAAGSEKMTKGFGPLLPGFVHLEFGDHDALTAAITQNTGAILIEPVQGEGGIRPVPDQCLKGLRDLCDEHGILLIFDEVQCGVARTGKLFAHEWSGITPDIMMVAKGIGGGFPIGALLATEEAASGMTLGTHGSTYGGNPLGCAVGCAVLDHVTAPGFLEDVNRKAGLMRQKLEGLVASHPDVFEEVRGSGLMLGVKCKMANTDVVKAGYDQLILTVPAADNVIRLLPPLTIEDDEIANAIDRLEAAAISLSAA